From the genome of Primulina huaijiensis isolate GDHJ02 chromosome 11, ASM1229523v2, whole genome shotgun sequence:
AAGGGGAGGCGTCTGGCACAACACCATCAAGTTGAGCTTCTGATCCGACTTGAAGCTCACCATTTGGTAAAGGTGGGCATTGAGCTGATTCAGATGCACCAACAGAACTTGTAGGAGGTACTTCAAAAGAATCAGAACTTTCTCTCCACTCAACCCATTCTGATTGTCTTGTATGCCCGCTGGATTCAACCTCTTTGTCATCCAATTTACCCAACATATTGTCTACAACTGGTTTTGGTACAAGAGGTTCGGATGTGGCGGTGTCAGCATAATCCTCATCTTCATAGACCACGACCTCATCGTCATCAGCTCCAAACTCATGTGCCTCAATAACGGGAGTTGAGGAACCAATTGACCCAGTGGAAGGTTCGTTTGCTTTTCTTTCATTATCAAATGCAAACCAATTAATTGGAGTTCGTGAAGAGAGATCCACTGCAAACAAGAGCACAAGTGAAGCTATAGCCACAAGCGGTAAAAGGAGAAAATAAAAAGTGCTGAAGGGAACATCAAGGAATGCAAACACTTGAATTAAAAAAGATAGTATGGGTGTCAAAAAATAATTCGCATCGCAGACCAGTCCTGGATAATAATCAATCTCATGAATTATGATTGCTGTAGCAATGCATCTTTCCCTGGTAGCAAGTCTTGAACCTCACACTTTACATGGATAGAAGACATCAAGTCAAATTTCAAGGGTTTTAAAATTAAGTGCATGTCCCCTACGAAACATGAAATTATAAATGAGATGATACAACTTTACCAATCCCAAAATGACTCGCACATTAACAAAAATGATGCCAGGAGAACTACAAAACTAAAGAACCGTAACACGCCTCCAACAAAGTCAAattgaatatttgatttttgctcTGTATAAGGTATATGAGATAATCAAACAAGTAATCCACTTGCCTTTCATGGGTCATTTCCCAAACGAAGGGAAGAAATGACAACTTCAGCAGATTCATCATCGAAATACATATCctacaaaaggaaaaaaaatcaggaaCTTTCTCACTCAAATGTGTGATGATGTTATTTAACATGGTCCAAAGACTCAAAAAAATCAGCGATGAGAGGATGGATAGGGTGATGATGATATGCGGAAACTCAGAACAGGTGCAAACACAGTTGGACTTCATGAAAAACGAAATCATTGCATACCTCATCATCCCGTTCAAGTGAACCACGAGCCTGCACAAAGTAAAAAGTTAATAAAAGTAACTATATTTTCTGAAAACTATGTCGATGAAAACAATTAAAATCCTACATCTTCAGTCCTTCACTATGCAATTGAATTTCAAAGCttgttatataaaaatatcaaccTACCAATCATTGAAAAAAGTTACTTATAATCATTCTTGGCAAACTATTTTGGTAAAATAAGTGAATAACACTTTCACAATTTCGTTTACGCACTTGCCATCCACATTTCAGTGAATAGGGTCTCATCTAACTATATTACAAAAAACATTAGACACTGATTCGGGTCTAGATCTTCAAATTTAGAGATTCGGTAAACATACAAAGCTAGCCCTTAAATGTTAAGAGGAAGTAGAAGGGATCCCAACATGGAAGCGCGGTGTCTGATTCCAGTTGGTACATGGACACGATCTAAGCTATTAAAGAACTTTTTGAATGACACTACCTTAAAGTCGAGCTACATTGACAAGATTTTTAGGCATGCTAcaattttacaataaaataaaatgttgttAATATCACTGATTTGGCTAAGGTCGAGAATCATTGACCTTGAAGGGGTTAAAATACAGAAGACAACATATTGAAAGTAGtgatagaaaaaaaatattgtattaaGCTAGGTATATAACTGTGGCACCCAGAAAATATTCCATCGGCCATTTCCAATTTAACCAAGCAAAGCAGAATTGGAATTAATTTATCTGCCTTCAATCCTCTAAATATAGATTCTCAGTTGACTGAGGTTTAAAAATGCGAGGACACAAGATGAGAAATTAAAAAAGAGTACAAAACAAACCTCATCAATATCATTATTATAGATCCCATATTGAAATGCTTGGCTTAAGTTATTTTCCAAAGCTGCAACATCATAATCCCTGTCTTGGTAGTCATCATCATCGCTATCTCTTGTCCGATCATGTAGTGAGTTCGGTCtcctgaaaaatataaaaagagaGGTTCAGCTGTGAAAGAAAGGAATTAGGCATATAGATTGTGCAATAGTAATAATTGGAAACAAACCCATTTTTGTCAAAATGATAGGAAACACACCTACAGCACCTAAGACATAACATGGGCCTAACATATAATAACACTtgaattttttaacttttcTGCCAAGGGTAAACCTCATAACCAAAATCGTCCACCCATTATaccaatatttaaaataaatttcagtGAAAATCTTTATTCTAACGGATATAACAATTAATTGTTGAATCCATCTGTTTGTATTGATGATATTCGCCTTCATTAAGGAGTTTGAATGATGAAGTTCACCATACTAAGGATGGTTTTTCCTTGATATGTATATGAATGCCATTAGTTTCCAATATCACATTCAAAATTTGTCTCCTACGTACATTAATATCTCCACCATTCAGGACCTAACATGTCGTGAGATGTACATTCAAATTCAGCTGTTTAAAAGTTATAACAGGTCAAAGATTGAACCTTTGCCATAGCCATATGCACGGGAATAGCCTTGATAAAGGGTTTGTGATtacaataactaataaaaaaacatacaagAGGAAAACAGTATGAATGTACGTGTAAGACCTCGTCTCGTGTTATcgaaaatcataaattaaatctcgataatcatttgattattttaagttaaacATATGACTAGAATGGAAACGAGAAAATGATTAATCAGTTCTAACTCATGCACATGTACTCTAAGTTTAGGCAACAAGGACGAGTCATTTTTGTTCAAAACcgagaaaagaaaaatgagaagaGGAGAGTTATCCATACTTGGTTCTCTTCGAAGTCAAATCGTAAACCTTCCTTTAAATCCACAAAACTACAAGATCTTCCTGTTAGTGGGTATAGCTATTGAATGAAGtaagttttcttgattttctctcaattttgaTTAAGAACCTTATGCACGAGTGTGGTGAATCTTTAGATGGAGTTTATATCAAGGATTAAAGCTAGTGTTGATGAATAACCAAAGCACTCCTGTTTTAGTCCAACTACTAGTTGTAATTCGTATATGAAGAGAAGAGAGGAACAAAGTTAGAGGTAGGTAAAATATCCCATATTTTCTTTATGAATTGAGTTATGGGAATtttctgaattcaagaaaacAATTTTAGATTTCTATTGCTCTTGCAAATAAGTACTGGAAAGTGTAAGATTTATATGATTCTACGTAGCTAAAGTTCCTGCAATCATGGATTTTACTTTATTAAGCAAATATATTCATTGTTTTGAGGAATTAGAGATGGGTAATGGGTTTCACGATAAAATCAATATGGTGGATTTTGAAAATGAATGTTTTTTTAGTCAATGGCATTTAACCTGGTTTTCaaagtaattaatttaattgacgGTGACGATAATGGAAGAATAATGACAATGGATagtgatttttaattattaaagaatcAAACAAGAAACATAAGATATAATATAAGAATTCCTGTGTTCCAGCTTCCCCAGCCctatgttaattatttatttcactaGAGGCTGAACAGATCGAATTGGTAGTATACTCTCTTTAGTTGTGCTTGAGAGATAAAGTGGGCATGTAGTTTGTGAATTTATCGAAAATTAGGAATATaacataaaagaaaattatatcGATAAATTCTACTATTTCGAGAACAAGTAATgaggtaaaatttaattattaagatATGATTGGATATCTTAATAATATATCTTAATAATAGTGTATTTAAAAGGAAAtgaaaagaataaataaatgagAATTGGAATGTTTCTAATTATATATCTATTTTGTAAATTGAATGGATTGAACGAACATGTTAATTATATGTAACTGTGTAGACTGATTTTCTATGTCAGGACTTCATCGATTGGAAGGCATTAAAACTCGTCGATAAAAGAAAGTAAGGTATCTTGAAATCGAGTAACGTTCGACATATATCCATGTCATTTGATATATGATTCTGAGATTGTGAACATGAtactatgtttggcattatgtgaCCCGTAAAGACAGTCTTTCATGGCCCCTATACTTGATGAGTTGATATTAGAAATTGATTTCAATGTCGCCGCTATCACATGGATATTCCCTTATACTTGATTGAGGCTGATTGGCCTACTCGAGCTTTGATGATTTGATAGTGATTCGATTGATTCAGATACATGCTCAGTGGATAGACAATTAACCTGATACCTTcataatatacatgcattgcatatcatatataatttatagATACATATTGTATTTATTATGGTTGTTACAACGGAGCGTTTGCTCACCCCCAAAGAGACTGttattgtctttgtgtgtggacaagTATCACAGGTCATCAGGAGACTAGAGATGTTACTTCTGGAAGGAGCCACACTTAATATTATTGTCTATcccattatatatttataaatataccGAGACACGTCTTGGAAATAAAAAGTGcttgtatatatttatttatttttatttaattgtatgGACTAGTTTATTATTTGATTGTTGTAAAGATGTTTAAtcatactatttttagtattggAATTACAATCAATTAATGATTTTGAGCTCGtgttaaatgaaaattttaaaatggttcgcgcttgattaattaatcaaatcaaattgtATGGCAATAACAACTAAGAGTCTTGGGCCCTCACAGCATGCATAATCGAGAAAGATGATATGTTAGGACGCAAGACACTACTCAAATGCACTCACCCGCACGTCCATTGGAAGACATTTTCCACAGCATTGCGATTAAGAAGCACACTAGTCTTCCAGTCAATCCAATCACTGTTTTCCTGctatgaaaaagaaaatggaaaTGAAATTTTATAGACTAGGTTATCAGTTTAATATGCTACCGGCAAAACACTAGACCGTTATAAAATACAGGCCCAATACAACGAAATGAATACTTAGCAAATTCAACCAACATCAACATTCCCCTAAATTCAACCAAGTGAAACATGATGTTTTCATGTAGATGGTGGGGTATGGAGGCTGCATGCAGGTGATTATGGTATAACTACGAAAAATGACAACACTGTAGAAAATAAAACACTCAGAAAACCTGCAGAAGTGTCTGAATCTCGCTGTTGTTATTCCCTAACTGAACAAGCTTGTTAGCAATACGAGTGAGGTGCCCAATTATATTCCCTATCCTGGGTGGTGTTCTACACTCAGCTGGGATAGTTGGCTATGTGACacattcaataaaatatattatattaaattttaaatcctaGGCAAACAAAAATGCAAGAAAAGGATAGGTACATAATGTAACTAAATTCATAAACAATAAAGTCCCAaatgaaaataaacaaaagCATGCCTTGTTTACATCAACGGCCAAGGTCAAGTTCTTCTCTGCTTCAAGGATCTTCCCAATAATGTTACAATCATGAAGAATATGTTCAACAAATCGAGGATTCTTGCTCTCCAAGCAAGAAACTACAATGTGTTCTATATAATGAtgtaaaaaattattgtatGGATACCTACAACCAAATGAAATGCAATTTAGAGTACTCCGAAGTTGTTCACCAAGTTTACAAGAATTGTCAACATCTGGAGCGGGAAGAACTTACTCaaaaaacatttcaaaaacGTGTTTCACAGCACTAGGCGGATAAATTCTTTTTCTGCAATCTCACTAGCAACAGCCACTAAGACTGAGATGAACTCAATAACCTGAGACATTGTAGCTCAAGATTAGATTTAGTGCCACAGAGAAGAACAATTTTTCTCTCAGATATAATTTCAACTGTCAAAAGGTGAGCGATATAGAGAGGGACTAAAGTACCTTGAAGAGCATTTTAAAAAGTGAGTACAAAACCAACAATAATTTATGTTAGAAGAGCATTTATATGGAAAGTGAAAACGCAACAGTTATCGTTCTCAGAATACAGACATAACAGAATAGGAAGTtctcaataaataaatttctgAACAAAAACAACCATCAATACACACAGAAAAAACATCTCACAACAATATCAACATCCGCATCCTTTGCTAAATATAAGATACCTTTAAGCGATGCTTTCCTAGAGGCGGCTGCAATTTGCCATATGCAGTTAGCAACACATGGTCATCTTCTGGTGTGACATCCAAAAGTTTGAGCAGATCACCTGACATATAAACCAGTTAACTGTATGATTGTGACGCCACCGATAAAATTTGATGGCCACAAAAACGATTCTACCGTTTGAAAGACACATTTACGCATTCTTGATCCAACGACAGAAGGTTTAGATACTCATTTTTGCTTTGTacatttaagtttttttttctctttttttaacGTTCTTCTCTCATTCGTGTTTATCCTTTTTCCACTTCTCTCCAAATTATAAGTACTTTGTCAAAGTTGGAATTGTCATTCAGGAAGTTGTGAAAACGTTTTGGGCCATCAAAGTCAGAGGTTTCTCACACACTAAAATAAAACACAATCATATCACTTAAATAGTATACAAATTAAAACTCAATACTGAATAGCAAGCGGGATTGTTCATCCAAAAAAGGACCGCTCATTAATGAGGTCTTCATAGTTATCGTAAACTGACCACACTTGATTTGCCTAATCCATAAACAACAAAGACACGTTATTATTAAGTGATTGAGATTGTTCTTCCAAACCTTCAGCTAATTATCTTCCAAGTAATGAATGTTGTGGTGCACTTGTAGCAGCGTTGGAGCATGTGATCGTAAAATAGAACTCTAAAGTAACAATACCTAGGTTGTCCAGCATGCCTTCAACAGTTTCAGGATCAGCAGCAGTCATTTGCTGGTTATACATGTAATACATTCCCGAAGCCAACCTCTTGGAGTCTAACAAAGATATACAGACCGACAACAAGTTAACCAAAATTGATTTTGGTCTTGAGCGCTCCAAGGCAAGGTGAAACAATCTTCCAATAAAACTGTGACAGCAGCAAGCTTTCAGACAATGTAAGAAAAAGTTGTAAAGGATTGCAATGGAAAAAAGGGCACAGAAACCTTGGACTGCCAATTTTCGAACCTAGTCCTGGGGGAGCATATCTAGTTATCGCACAAAGTGTTTTAGCAGCATTAGCATGCACTTCAGAGCAGTCCTGCAAATAAACATAGttagagatttaaaaaaaaaagttgaaaatgCACTATTCAAATTGCTATgaataaagaaagaaatgatGATCTCTCAACAGGTCTGCAAACTTTAAGCCACAAAAAGAAACAAACTCATTTTCACATATAATTCCTCAGGCCACTTATTTTTAACACAATAAACTGTTAAAAAAAGGAAATGCAACAACACTGGAAGCATCTGCAGTTGGCTGCAGGGTCTGGTGACTGAAGGTTTGCTCTAACACAGAAAAATTAAAAAGGCAACAACAATCTTAAAACAAGAACACTTTAGTCCAAATCTCTCACTCATGAAAGGCAGAGGTCATAAAGGATGTGTTATGGCTTCCGAATCAAAGCAACAATTTATGGACAGAACAAAGACGGATTTGAAGCTAAAAATCACAATAGAAATGCATATTAATTGAAACAGAGATACCTTTACAGGATAATGACCAACTCTATCCAATGGAGATGGCCCCTAGAGCAAGAATAGTATTGTAACATAATATAATCTTCTCTCTCCCTAGCAATGCTAGCAATGCTAACTTAGAAAGTCCAGCCATAAAAACTCGCTCTCCCATTATTTATTCCCTCCCATTACAAGTGCAAATCTCACCCTCTATCCCCTTTCTTGAATCTCCTAATACAAACTTTTAATGTAGGAGGCTTTGTACTATTTGTGCAGTTTTATATCTCGTTGTCTCGGTCCAACCCGCTAGACCATCCCTAAGTCCGAGTCTGTAAGTGGATGCACCTTAGATTGATGAAGAACAAAATAGCAAGGATATGCAAGATCACACACGCTTTCTGGTACTTACAGATGAACTGAATTTATCCACAATCATTTCCAGCACATTCATAGATTCCAACCATTGAATAGAATCTGAATTGTTGGTATAAATATGTTCATCAGCACCAATCAG
Proteins encoded in this window:
- the LOC140988226 gene encoding LOW QUALITY PROTEIN: uncharacterized protein (The sequence of the model RefSeq protein was modified relative to this genomic sequence to represent the inferred CDS: inserted 1 base in 1 codon), whose translation is MFWHMAGLSAASPVETILDKENFTLDELLDENEISQECKALNGRLINCLRERAQIKKLIQYIVEDAPEEAEKERAFKLPFIACEIFTCEVDIILKALVEDEELIDLLFSFLDHDRSHSTLLAGHFSKVFVRLLLRKTTPLMNYILAHQNIISKLVDLIGISSMMEVLVRLIGADEHIYTNNSDSIQWLESMNVLEMIVDKFSSSDCSEVHANAAKTLCAITRYAPPGLGSKIGSPSFIGRLFHLALERSRPKSILVNLLSVCISLLDSKRLASGMYYMYNQQMTAADPETVEGMLDNLGDLLKLLDVTPEDDHVLLTAYGKLQPPLGKHRLKVIEFISVLVAVASEIAEKEFIRLXAVKHVFEMFFEYPYNNFLHHYIEHIVVSCLESKNPRFVEHILHDCNIIGKILEAEKNLTLAVDVNKPTIPAECRTPPRIGNIIGHLTRIANKLVQLGNNNSEIQTLLQENSDWIDWKTSVLLNRNAVENVFQWTCGRPNSLHDRTRDSDDDDYQDRDYDVAALENNLSQAFQYGIYNNDIDEARGSLERDDEDMYFDDESAEVVISSLRLGNDP